The following coding sequences lie in one Bacteroidota bacterium genomic window:
- a CDS encoding T9SS type A sorting domain-containing protein codes for MNKHLVILLTGLMFTKFLPAQTTATNFSVKDCAGLQYTLFDELNAGKVVVLTWTMPCGSCVLPLKTTYNVVQSFQNSHPGMVQMILADDYANTSCSSIDLWANSNGLTNTRRFSNPAIRMLDYGSNGMPKVVVVGGPDKTVFYNANDAVDHVALQSAIQQAISVVTALDPPQPVMGIRISYQAVNHSIEITGLPAMDSDIVLEIVSLQGRMVYRGQLARIHGHSASFKLPGLPPAIYVARVKYDGQNQQTKFVVE; via the coding sequence ATGAACAAACACCTGGTAATCCTCCTGACGGGTTTGATGTTCACCAAATTTCTGCCGGCACAGACCACTGCAACAAATTTCAGTGTCAAAGATTGCGCCGGCTTGCAATACACTTTGTTCGATGAGCTGAATGCCGGCAAAGTGGTGGTACTCACCTGGACCATGCCCTGCGGTTCGTGTGTTTTGCCACTCAAAACTACATACAATGTGGTGCAAAGTTTTCAGAACTCACATCCGGGCATGGTGCAAATGATATTGGCCGACGATTATGCCAACACCTCCTGTTCATCTATTGATCTTTGGGCCAACAGCAACGGCTTGACCAATACCCGGCGTTTCTCGAACCCGGCCATCCGTATGCTCGACTATGGTTCGAACGGTATGCCCAAGGTGGTAGTGGTGGGCGGGCCGGATAAAACGGTATTCTACAATGCCAACGACGCCGTGGATCATGTGGCGCTTCAGTCAGCCATCCAGCAAGCCATTTCTGTTGTTACCGCTCTTGACCCACCTCAGCCTGTCATGGGCATAAGAATTAGTTATCAGGCTGTTAATCATTCTATTGAGATTACCGGACTTCCCGCTATGGATTCGGATATCGTGCTGGAGATCGTTTCGTTGCAAGGCCGGATGGTGTATCGCGGGCAGTTAGCACGAATACATGGCCACAGCGCAAGCTTTAAGCTGCCTGGCCTGCCGCCGGCGATTTATGTGGCCAGGGTGAAATATGACGGACAAAACCAGCAAACAAAATTTGTTGTCGAATGA
- a CDS encoding DNA starvation/stationary phase protection protein, with protein sequence MKRLSHIGLDVEKSAQLAAKLNNLLAGFSVFYMNVRGFHWNIRGEKFFELHLKFEEIYNDLQVKIDETAERILTLGYTPAHAYSTYNEVSVIKEVKNVSDGRTAVASLVDSFGKIILLERELLELSADAGDEGTNALMSDYIREQEKTIWMLNAWLG encoded by the coding sequence ATGAAGCGTTTATCACACATCGGGCTGGATGTGGAAAAATCGGCCCAGCTTGCTGCAAAGCTGAACAATCTGCTGGCAGGGTTCTCTGTATTTTATATGAATGTGCGAGGATTCCACTGGAACATACGTGGGGAGAAATTTTTCGAGCTGCACCTCAAGTTCGAAGAAATCTACAACGATCTTCAGGTGAAAATTGATGAAACTGCCGAGCGTATCCTCACGCTTGGATATACTCCTGCGCATGCTTACAGCACCTACAACGAGGTGAGCGTGATCAAGGAAGTGAAAAATGTGAGCGATGGCCGCACTGCGGTAGCCTCGCTGGTTGATTCATTTGGAAAAATCATCTTACTGGAGCGCGAGTTGCTCGAGCTTTCGGCCGATGCCGGAGACGAAGGTACCAACGCCCTGATGAGCGACTACATTCGTGAGCAGGAAAAAACTATATGGATGCTCAACGCCTGGCTTGGATAG
- a CDS encoding peroxiredoxin, whose product MPRIGDMAPDFTAMTTQGMIRFSEFIKDSWVILFSHPADFTPVCTTEMTGFALREDEFTKLNTKLIGLSIDSIHSHMAWVNNVREKMGILMKFPIIADIDMKVSKLYGMLQPGESETAAVRAVFFIDPNGKIRLIMYYPLNVGRNMDEIMRALLALQAADKYKVALPLNWQPGEKAIVPPPKTIDEMEERLKSDYEMVDFYLAKKPIG is encoded by the coding sequence ATGCCTCGCATTGGCGACATGGCTCCCGACTTTACCGCCATGACTACCCAGGGCATGATTCGTTTTTCGGAATTTATCAAGGACAGCTGGGTGATTCTCTTCTCGCATCCGGCCGACTTTACACCGGTATGCACCACCGAGATGACTGGTTTTGCCTTGCGCGAAGACGAATTCACCAAACTGAACACAAAGCTGATCGGACTGAGCATCGACAGCATCCACTCCCACATGGCCTGGGTGAACAATGTGCGCGAAAAGATGGGCATCCTGATGAAGTTTCCCATCATTGCCGACATCGACATGAAGGTGTCCAAACTTTATGGCATGCTTCAACCCGGCGAAAGCGAAACAGCAGCAGTGCGGGCTGTCTTTTTCATCGACCCCAACGGCAAGATCAGGCTGATCATGTATTATCCGCTCAATGTGGGTCGCAATATGGACGAGATCATGCGTGCATTGCTTGCGCTGCAGGCGGCGGATAAATATAAAGTTGCACTTCCGCTCAACTGGCAGCCCGGTGAGAAAGCCATCGTACCACCACCGAAAACCATAGATGAAATGGAAGAACGTCTCAAGTCGGACTACGAAATGGTGGACTTCTATCTGGCGAAGAAACCGATAGGTTGA
- a CDS encoding hydrogen peroxide-inducible genes activator, with protein sequence MVTLVQLEYVLAVDTFRHFARAAEHCNVTQPTLSMQIKKLEDDLQIRIFDRQKQPVVPTDHGTEFIEQARKVMAEAGRLTELVEAFKGRLGGQLRLGIIPTLGPYLLPLFAGNFKKQYPNIQLFVEELVTEELAARLKSDQLDAGIFVTPYGDKGIVEEPLFYEEMLVYAHQDHPLLMQDNIRPTDMAMPDLWLLSDGHCFRNQVINLCALPPGSRQELPFQLEGGTLETLMRIIRREGGYTLIPELAANDAAIWQSKNIKRFSGTKPLREVSLCYSRHYVKERLLRVLAEEIKRSVPAVMLDKQRGEIVGWR encoded by the coding sequence ATGGTAACACTTGTACAGCTGGAATATGTGTTGGCTGTCGACACGTTCAGGCATTTTGCCAGGGCAGCCGAGCACTGCAATGTGACACAGCCCACCCTGAGCATGCAGATCAAGAAGCTGGAGGATGATCTGCAAATCCGGATTTTCGATCGCCAGAAGCAGCCTGTGGTGCCTACCGATCATGGTACGGAGTTCATCGAGCAGGCACGCAAGGTAATGGCTGAGGCCGGCCGGCTTACCGAGTTGGTCGAAGCATTCAAAGGCAGACTGGGTGGTCAGCTGAGGCTTGGAATCATCCCAACCCTTGGGCCATACCTGCTACCGCTTTTTGCCGGCAACTTTAAGAAGCAATACCCTAACATTCAGCTGTTTGTAGAGGAGTTGGTGACTGAGGAGCTAGCAGCAAGGCTCAAAAGCGACCAGCTTGATGCAGGAATTTTCGTGACGCCTTATGGCGACAAAGGCATTGTGGAGGAACCTTTGTTTTATGAAGAAATGCTGGTGTATGCGCACCAGGATCATCCCTTGCTCATGCAGGACAATATCCGACCTACCGATATGGCCATGCCAGATTTGTGGCTGCTGAGCGACGGACATTGCTTCCGCAATCAGGTGATCAACCTGTGTGCCCTTCCACCCGGCAGCCGGCAGGAACTGCCATTTCAGCTAGAAGGCGGCACGCTCGAAACCCTGATGCGCATCATCAGGCGCGAAGGGGGGTATACACTCATCCCGGAACTTGCGGCCAATGATGCCGCCATATGGCAATCGAAAAACATTAAACGATTTAGCGGCACAAAACCACTGCGTGAAGTAAGCCTCTGCTATTCACGTCATTACGTAAAGGAACGCCTGCTTCGGGTGCTCGCCGAAGAGATAAAAAGATCGGTGCCTGCAGTAATGCTCGACAAGCAAAGGGGAGAAATTGTGGGCTGGAGATAA
- a CDS encoding polysaccharide biosynthesis/export family protein: MKIHISNFRLTVLILAAAAMFSCVPQRKMLYLQQESNKAAQTHFENERALSYLVQPGDNLIIRVVSLDDRMTALFNPMDRTQNAGMTDQTVFLNSYTVDERGQIDFPLAGKITVQNLTTEQIKERIKEVLDQYLKETVIIVKLVNFNLTVLGEVRRPGQYKVYQTEINVFEAIAMSGDLTEFADRSEVMIVRQTKKGSEIITVNLEKADILASDYYYLKPNDIIYVRPLKIKQFGFATFPYSLIFTTISTALLLINFFSK, encoded by the coding sequence ATGAAAATTCACATAAGCAATTTCAGGCTGACGGTGCTGATTCTGGCCGCTGCGGCTATGTTTTCCTGCGTTCCCCAACGCAAAATGCTTTACCTTCAGCAAGAATCCAACAAGGCTGCCCAAACACATTTCGAAAACGAAAGGGCACTATCCTATCTTGTTCAACCCGGCGACAACCTTATCATCCGGGTAGTGAGTCTCGACGACCGGATGACCGCCCTGTTCAACCCCATGGACCGCACGCAAAACGCCGGCATGACTGACCAGACAGTGTTCCTAAATAGCTACACGGTGGATGAGCGCGGTCAGATTGATTTCCCGCTAGCCGGAAAAATCACCGTTCAAAACCTGACCACCGAGCAAATCAAAGAACGCATCAAAGAGGTGCTCGACCAATACCTCAAAGAAACCGTCATTATTGTAAAACTGGTCAACTTTAACCTTACCGTGCTTGGAGAGGTGCGGCGCCCCGGCCAATACAAAGTGTATCAGACCGAGATCAATGTGTTTGAAGCCATCGCCATGTCGGGCGACCTGACTGAGTTTGCCGACCGCAGCGAAGTGATGATCGTACGTCAGACCAAGAAAGGTTCCGAGATCATCACCGTGAATCTCGAAAAGGCCGACATCCTGGCTTCCGATTATTACTACCTCAAGCCCAACGACATCATCTACGTCAGACCACTCAAGATCAAACAGTTTGGTTTTGCAACCTTCCCTTACAGCCTGATTTTCACCACCATATCTACCGCTTTGCTTCTGATCAATTTCTTCAGTAAATAA
- a CDS encoding polysaccharide biosynthesis tyrosine autokinase, giving the protein MENFQPYQQEESIDLKALFFKFARFWHLFVISVFIALLLAFLFNKYTKPVYEVKSTVLVKDQKGGKLDPTALLGLGLGTQQNVQNEIGILMSYSLGSRTIKSLDFEVSYFREEGFINQELYKNSPFEVIIDREVPQSVSLTYIITFVDANTFTLEAEGENITLYDYKTGQPTGKKNDKVRWSGMGTYGEWVDNGFNRFKVILNERFNFDEARKGTYSFVLNDYHSLLNLLRGYKIETINREASILEISLRGNNKDKIADFLNRLTETYVRRGLESKNQIAESTILFIDQQLVDIQDSLQLAEIALQEFQTRNELLNLDFQSQKVYDYLKELDKQKAEMIVKNKYYRSMQKYIQENIDNLDRLVAPSAMGIEDPLLNRLVQELVNLSSQKAEQLLTSTEKHPLVVSLDAQIANTKRTLLENINNIIRNSDLAINDINRRIADLELQINKLPVTQRLLLGYQRKFQLNDAIYTFLMQKRADAQITKASNVPDNEVIDKADPQLASMVFPKKSLNYTIALLIGLLIPIAYVLGRDYFDDKIHERRDIEKITRLPIIGQVLHSNKETQLVVIESPKSSISESFRSVRTNIDYLTQNAEKCVILVTADMVNAGKTFISINLASIYALYGKKTILLGFDLRKPKIYQDFGLTNTLGISDYLSKKSSLDEVIQNSGKSENFDIIMAGKVPPNPAELIASPRCAELFDELRKRYDYVIIDTPPIGLVTDAFLLMKYTDVNTFVIRQGYTHKQIFETIIKDIEERKIPMSLLVNDIKVGGTYGYGYGYGYGYGYGYGYGYGYGYGYGYGYYTDESKEKKPGFFKRLLNKI; this is encoded by the coding sequence GTGGAAAACTTTCAGCCCTACCAACAGGAGGAATCAATCGACCTGAAGGCTCTATTCTTCAAGTTTGCCCGATTCTGGCACCTTTTTGTCATCTCAGTATTCATCGCCCTCTTGCTGGCCTTCCTTTTTAACAAGTACACCAAGCCGGTTTACGAAGTAAAATCTACGGTGCTTGTTAAAGACCAGAAAGGCGGCAAACTCGATCCCACCGCCCTGCTGGGATTAGGCTTAGGCACCCAGCAAAACGTGCAGAACGAAATCGGCATCCTGATGTCGTACAGCCTTGGCAGCCGTACCATCAAAAGCCTGGATTTTGAGGTGTCGTATTTCAGGGAAGAAGGCTTCATCAACCAGGAACTCTACAAAAATTCGCCCTTTGAAGTCATTATCGACCGGGAAGTCCCTCAATCTGTCAGCCTTACCTATATCATTACCTTTGTGGATGCCAACACATTCACGCTGGAGGCCGAGGGCGAAAACATCACGCTCTATGATTACAAAACAGGGCAGCCCACAGGTAAAAAGAATGATAAAGTCCGATGGTCGGGCATGGGCACCTATGGTGAATGGGTGGACAATGGCTTCAACAGGTTCAAAGTCATCCTCAACGAACGATTCAATTTCGACGAAGCGCGCAAAGGCACCTACAGCTTTGTGCTCAACGACTACCATTCGCTGCTGAACCTGCTCAGAGGCTATAAAATTGAAACAATAAACCGGGAGGCCAGCATTCTTGAGATTTCGCTCCGCGGCAACAACAAAGACAAGATTGCCGACTTTCTGAACCGTCTGACGGAAACCTACGTGCGCCGGGGACTGGAAAGCAAAAACCAAATAGCCGAAAGCACCATTCTGTTCATCGACCAGCAACTGGTGGACATTCAGGATTCGCTTCAGCTTGCCGAGATTGCCCTGCAGGAATTCCAGACACGCAACGAACTGCTCAATCTCGATTTTCAGTCGCAAAAAGTCTATGACTACCTGAAAGAGCTCGACAAGCAAAAAGCTGAAATGATTGTCAAGAACAAGTACTACCGCAGCATGCAGAAGTACATTCAGGAAAACATTGACAATCTGGACAGGCTGGTTGCCCCCAGTGCCATGGGTATCGAAGACCCCTTGCTTAACAGGTTGGTTCAGGAGCTGGTTAATCTGTCGTCACAAAAAGCCGAACAGTTGCTCACAAGCACCGAAAAACACCCCCTGGTTGTGAGTCTCGACGCTCAGATAGCCAACACCAAGCGCACCTTGCTCGAAAACATCAACAACATCATCCGCAATTCCGACCTGGCCATCAACGACATCAACCGCCGCATCGCGGATCTCGAATTGCAGATTAACAAACTGCCAGTGACGCAGCGCCTTTTGCTTGGTTACCAGCGCAAATTCCAGCTCAACGATGCCATTTACACCTTCCTGATGCAGAAAAGGGCCGATGCACAGATCACCAAAGCCAGCAATGTGCCCGACAATGAAGTGATTGACAAGGCCGACCCACAGCTGGCTTCCATGGTATTTCCGAAAAAAAGCCTTAACTACACCATTGCCCTGCTGATTGGGCTGCTCATCCCTATTGCTTATGTGCTCGGACGCGATTACTTCGACGACAAAATCCACGAGCGCCGCGATATCGAGAAAATCACCAGGCTTCCCATCATCGGGCAGGTGCTGCACAGCAATAAAGAAACCCAGCTCGTGGTCATCGAATCCCCGAAATCGTCCATTTCCGAGTCGTTCAGGTCGGTGCGAACCAATATTGACTACCTGACCCAGAATGCCGAGAAGTGTGTGATCCTGGTCACAGCCGACATGGTTAATGCCGGTAAAACATTCATCTCGATCAACCTGGCCAGCATTTATGCGCTTTATGGCAAAAAAACCATACTCCTGGGTTTCGACCTGCGCAAACCCAAGATCTATCAGGACTTCGGCCTGACCAACACCCTGGGTATAAGCGATTATCTGAGTAAAAAGTCGAGCCTTGACGAGGTGATCCAAAATTCGGGCAAAAGCGAAAACTTCGATATCATCATGGCCGGTAAGGTGCCGCCAAATCCTGCCGAACTCATCGCTTCGCCACGCTGCGCCGAACTATTCGACGAACTACGCAAGCGCTACGACTATGTCATCATCGACACCCCTCCCATCGGTCTGGTTACCGACGCATTTCTTCTGATGAAATACACCGATGTGAATACATTCGTCATCCGGCAGGGTTATACCCACAAGCAAATTTTCGAGACCATTATCAAGGACATCGAAGAACGCAAG